The proteins below come from a single Verrucomicrobiota bacterium genomic window:
- a CDS encoding response regulator, with amino-acid sequence MNPQPDSNSETLIYVVDDEPILLELATFILEPLGYRLKTFRDPDAAFEAFRSADHPPQLLITDYAMHQMNGLELLRKCKTADPKLKTLLVSGTVGEDIYRDSTIKPDKFLAKPYHANQLSDLVELLLRK; translated from the coding sequence ATGAACCCCCAGCCTGACAGCAACTCAGAGACGCTCATCTACGTGGTGGATGACGAGCCCATCCTTTTGGAGCTCGCCACGTTCATTTTGGAACCGCTCGGCTACCGTCTGAAAACTTTTCGCGATCCCGACGCGGCGTTTGAAGCATTCCGGTCCGCGGACCACCCGCCCCAATTGCTCATTACCGACTACGCCATGCACCAGATGAACGGCCTGGAGTTGCTCAGGAAATGCAAGACCGCGGACCCGAAGTTGAAAACCCTGCTGGTCAGCGGCACGGTCGGCGAAGATATTTACCGCGATTCGACCATCAAACCGGATAAATTTCTGGCCAAGCCCTATCACGCCAACCAACTCAGTGACCTGGTGGAATTGTTACTCCGCAAATAA